A genomic window from Rubrobacter naiadicus includes:
- a CDS encoding glycoside hydrolase family 31 protein — protein sequence MFEEPERFTTPFEEGYRPLGRAEVTDSPKGGVRLRCGDTTVEVSAPAPGIFRVGMFPGGHPVEYGSWAVVEGACDPPATELRESEGGIVLRAGDIEAHVSLDPLRVGFADDSGRPFAADDARLGMGTLRDGRLRLYKRREEGERFFGCGERTGGLEKTGSRQIFWNVDPPLGHTAALSNLYSSIPFYLSLRGGGSYGLFLDSPRRSVLDLAKEDEGLVVYEADGGDLVYYVLAGPAPRDVVERYTALTGRTPMPPLWALGYQQSRWSYEPETRLREVAREFRERDIPCDVLYLDIDYMDGFRVFTWDEEKFPTPEKLISDLAEDGFRVVTIVDPGVKVDGDYPVYREGREKGFFCLTPDGEEYRNVVWPGVCAFPDFTDPEVRAWWGEKHRALVDAGVAGIWCDMNEPSLNIPRQSTMPPEVVHPGDGNPREHGEVHNAYGMLMARATREGLLRLHPEERPFVITRSGYAGVQRDALQWTGDNSSWWEHLWMAMPQLQNMGLSGVAWAGVDIGGFGDDCDGELLARFTEFGVLQPFCRNHSAKGTREQEPWAFGEPYESVCRRMIKLRYRLLPYLYSLFEECHRTGAPILRPLFFEFPEDGRTRTTDDEFMLGSALLAAPITRRGASHRHVYLPEGTWFHLWSGERIEGPADILARAPLGEPPLYVRANHPLPLGPEISHTGERSPEDPLTLLIHPADGSGSTTLYEDEGDGFGYEEGVYARRRISCEGAGGRTTVRLGEREGSYEPGPREVLLDVRGAGEVREVRVDGEEQEFRTGDGRLLVSLGERSGETVVEIEAT from the coding sequence TTGTTCGAGGAACCGGAGAGGTTCACGACGCCCTTCGAGGAGGGCTATCGCCCGCTGGGGCGGGCGGAAGTAACGGATAGCCCGAAGGGCGGCGTACGACTGCGGTGCGGAGATACGACGGTGGAGGTGTCCGCGCCCGCCCCCGGCATCTTCCGGGTCGGGATGTTCCCGGGGGGACACCCGGTGGAGTACGGCTCCTGGGCCGTCGTGGAGGGAGCGTGCGATCCACCGGCCACCGAACTGCGGGAGTCGGAAGGCGGGATCGTCCTGCGCGCCGGGGACATCGAGGCGCACGTCTCGCTCGACCCGCTGCGGGTGGGCTTCGCCGATGACTCGGGCAGACCCTTCGCCGCGGACGACGCGAGGCTCGGGATGGGCACCCTCCGGGACGGCAGGCTCCGGCTGTACAAGCGGCGGGAGGAGGGAGAGCGCTTCTTCGGCTGCGGCGAGCGCACCGGCGGCCTGGAGAAGACCGGCTCGCGGCAGATCTTCTGGAACGTCGACCCGCCGCTCGGGCACACCGCGGCGCTCAGCAACCTCTACTCTTCGATCCCGTTCTACCTCTCGCTGCGGGGAGGGGGGTCCTACGGCCTCTTCCTGGACAGCCCGCGCCGCTCCGTCCTCGACCTGGCGAAGGAGGACGAGGGGCTCGTAGTCTACGAGGCGGACGGGGGCGACCTCGTCTATTACGTCCTCGCGGGACCAGCGCCACGCGACGTCGTCGAGCGCTACACCGCGCTCACCGGAAGGACGCCGATGCCGCCGCTGTGGGCTCTGGGCTACCAGCAGAGCCGCTGGAGCTACGAGCCCGAGACCAGGCTGCGCGAGGTGGCGCGGGAGTTCCGCGAGCGGGACATCCCCTGCGACGTCCTCTACCTGGACATAGACTACATGGACGGCTTCAGGGTCTTCACCTGGGACGAGGAGAAGTTCCCCACCCCTGAGAAGCTCATCTCAGACCTGGCGGAGGACGGCTTCCGCGTCGTCACGATCGTCGACCCCGGCGTGAAGGTCGACGGGGACTACCCGGTCTACCGCGAGGGCCGGGAGAAGGGCTTCTTCTGTCTCACGCCCGACGGCGAGGAATACCGCAACGTCGTCTGGCCGGGGGTATGCGCCTTCCCGGACTTCACCGACCCCGAGGTCAGGGCGTGGTGGGGCGAGAAACACCGGGCGCTCGTGGACGCCGGGGTCGCCGGCATCTGGTGCGACATGAACGAGCCCTCGCTGAACATCCCCCGCCAGTCCACGATGCCGCCCGAGGTCGTACACCCGGGGGACGGGAATCCGAGAGAGCACGGCGAGGTCCACAACGCCTACGGGATGCTGATGGCGCGGGCGACACGGGAGGGGCTCCTGAGGCTGCACCCGGAGGAGCGTCCGTTCGTGATCACCCGCTCGGGCTACGCCGGGGTGCAGCGAGACGCGCTGCAGTGGACCGGGGACAACTCCTCGTGGTGGGAGCACCTGTGGATGGCTATGCCCCAGCTGCAGAACATGGGGCTCTCGGGGGTCGCCTGGGCCGGGGTGGATATCGGAGGCTTCGGCGACGACTGCGACGGGGAGCTTCTCGCGCGCTTCACCGAGTTCGGCGTGCTGCAGCCGTTCTGCCGCAACCACTCTGCGAAGGGCACCCGCGAGCAGGAACCGTGGGCCTTCGGCGAGCCCTACGAATCGGTGTGCCGCAGGATGATCAAGCTGCGCTACCGCCTGCTGCCCTACCTCTACTCGCTCTTCGAGGAGTGCCACCGCACCGGCGCGCCGATCCTGCGTCCGCTCTTCTTCGAGTTCCCCGAGGACGGGCGCACCCGTACCACCGACGACGAGTTCATGCTCGGGAGCGCCCTGCTCGCCGCCCCCATCACCCGTCGCGGCGCCTCTCACCGTCACGTCTACCTCCCGGAGGGTACCTGGTTCCACCTCTGGAGCGGCGAGCGCATCGAGGGACCGGCCGACATCCTCGCCCGCGCCCCGCTCGGCGAGCCGCCGCTCTACGTGAGGGCGAACCACCCCCTCCCGCTCGGGCCGGAGATCAGCCACACCGGCGAGCGCTCGCCGGAGGACCCGCTGACGCTTCTGATCCACCCGGCCGACGGATCGGGCTCGACGACGCTCTACGAGGACGAGGGCGACGGCTTCGGCTACGAGGAGGGCGTCTACGCCCGGCGGAGGATCTCCTGCGAGGGCGCCGGCGGGCGCACGACCGTCCGGCTCGGGGAGCGCGAGGGCTCTTACGAGCCGGGACCGCGGGAGGTGCTCCTCGACGTGCGTGGCGCAGGGGAGGTACGCGAGGTCAGGGTGGACGGCGAGGAGCAGGAGTTCCGAACCGGGGACGGGAGGCTCCTCGTGTCGCTCGGGGAGCGCTCCGGGGAGACCGTGGTCGAGATCGAAGCTACTTGA
- a CDS encoding ornithine cyclodeaminase family protein — MTLLLTESDVESVLDFPSVIESVEQAFRQQAEGLATNHARRRVMTPSSGLNVMFAGAPEMGSMGLKAYSISRSGARFYVMLFDASTGELLAIVQADRLGQMRTGAASAVATRHLARPDARTLGIYGAGWQAEAQLEAIACVRDLERVVVYSRTGESRRAFAERMSERTGLEVEPTSSVEEPAAQDIVVTITSSREPVLRGEWLSPGSHVNAAGSNFLYKSEIDRDTVRRSSLVCIDSREEIGLEAGSLLPSLDTGVLFPEAVHELSEVVAGRIRGRRGPEDVTLFVSQGIALEDVATARLVYDRALEQNLGRDVDF; from the coding sequence TTGACCCTGCTCCTCACCGAATCCGACGTCGAGAGCGTGCTCGACTTCCCGAGCGTGATAGAGTCCGTCGAGCAGGCCTTCCGGCAGCAGGCCGAGGGCCTGGCGACGAACCACGCCCGCCGCCGGGTGATGACGCCCTCGAGCGGCCTGAACGTGATGTTCGCCGGCGCACCCGAGATGGGGTCGATGGGCCTGAAGGCCTACTCGATCTCGCGCTCCGGGGCACGCTTCTACGTGATGCTCTTCGACGCCTCGACCGGCGAGCTGCTCGCGATCGTCCAGGCCGACCGGCTGGGGCAGATGCGCACCGGCGCGGCGAGCGCGGTGGCCACCCGGCACCTCGCCCGGCCGGACGCCAGGACGCTCGGCATCTACGGGGCGGGCTGGCAGGCCGAGGCCCAGCTCGAGGCGATAGCCTGCGTGCGTGATCTGGAGCGCGTGGTCGTCTACAGCAGAACCGGGGAGTCGCGCCGGGCGTTCGCCGAGAGGATGAGCGAGAGGACGGGCCTCGAGGTCGAGCCGACCTCCTCCGTCGAGGAGCCCGCCGCTCAGGACATCGTGGTCACGATCACCTCCTCCCGCGAGCCGGTGCTGCGCGGCGAGTGGCTCTCCCCCGGATCCCACGTCAACGCCGCCGGCTCGAACTTCCTGTACAAGAGCGAGATCGACCGCGACACGGTCCGTCGCTCGAGCCTGGTGTGCATAGACTCCCGCGAGGAGATCGGACTCGAAGCCGGGAGCCTCCTTCCCTCGCTGGACACCGGCGTCCTCTTCCCGGAGGCCGTGCACGAGCTCTCGGAGGTCGTCGCCGGACGCATCCGGGGCCGGCGTGGCCCGGAGGACGTAACGCTCTTCGTCAGCCAGGGGATAGCGCTCGAGGACGTCGCGACGGCCCGACTGGTCTACGACCGGGCGCTGGAGCAAAACCTCGGCCGCGACGTGGATTTCTGA
- a CDS encoding anthranilate synthase component II has product MRVLVLDNYDSFTYNLVQYLGELGAGEVVVRRNDEISPREALALHPDRIVVSPGPCTPDDAGISVDLVREAAGEGVPLLGVCLGHQAIGRAFGAEVVRGEPVHGKTSRILHDGEGVYRGLEQGFTATRYHSLVIEPSSVPECLMVTSRTEDGVIMGVRHRGSPVEGVQFHPESVLTGNGRRLLSNFLLDD; this is encoded by the coding sequence ATGCGGGTTCTCGTCCTGGACAACTACGACTCCTTTACCTACAACCTCGTGCAGTACCTCGGCGAGCTGGGCGCAGGCGAGGTGGTCGTCCGCCGCAACGACGAGATCTCACCCCGCGAAGCCCTGGCCCTCCATCCGGATAGGATAGTAGTCTCGCCGGGACCGTGCACGCCGGACGATGCCGGGATCTCCGTCGATCTCGTGCGGGAGGCGGCCGGCGAGGGCGTGCCGCTGCTCGGGGTCTGCCTCGGACACCAGGCGATAGGCCGGGCGTTCGGGGCAGAGGTCGTCCGGGGCGAGCCGGTGCACGGCAAGACCTCGCGCATCCTGCACGACGGTGAGGGGGTCTACCGGGGGCTCGAACAGGGTTTCACCGCGACCCGCTACCACTCGCTCGTCATCGAGCCCTCCTCGGTGCCGGAGTGTCTCATGGTGACCTCGCGCACGGAGGACGGCGTGATCATGGGGGTGCGCCACCGGGGATCCCCCGTGGAGGGTGTCCAGTTCCACCCCGAGAGCGTGCTCACCGGGAACGGCAGAAGACTCCTCTCGAACTTCCTGTTGGACGATTAG
- the trpD gene encoding anthranilate phosphoribosyltransferase — translation MLRETLRTLASGGTLSEGEAERALETVMEGVASEAATAALLTALRLRGETVDEIVGFARAMRRFAQKVEAPPEVVDTCGTGGDAKGTINVSTAAAFVARGAGVKVAKHGNRAATSRSGSADVLEALGAEIELSPGQVSRCIAETGIGFMFARTHHPAMRYVAPVRSELPFRTVFNLLGPLTNPAGARRQLVGVFSREYLRPVAEALLRLGAERALVVHGSDGMDEITLCGETFVAEVGDDGIREYEISPEDFGMEVRGPDALLGGDAHLNARILRDVLSGEERGAAREVILLNAGAAIYVAGLCPDLASGVRLAAKSVDGGEALAALESFVRTTRRLAGGVL, via the coding sequence GTGCTTCGCGAGACGTTGCGCACCCTGGCATCCGGCGGCACCCTCTCCGAGGGGGAGGCCGAGCGGGCGCTCGAGACGGTGATGGAGGGGGTGGCCTCCGAGGCGGCGACCGCGGCGCTCCTCACAGCGCTCAGGCTGCGGGGGGAGACGGTCGACGAGATCGTGGGCTTCGCCCGGGCGATGCGCCGTTTCGCCCAGAAGGTCGAGGCTCCACCGGAGGTGGTGGACACCTGCGGGACGGGCGGGGACGCGAAGGGCACGATCAACGTCTCCACCGCGGCGGCTTTCGTCGCGCGCGGCGCGGGGGTGAAGGTCGCCAAGCACGGCAACCGGGCCGCGACCAGCCGCTCGGGCTCGGCCGACGTGCTGGAGGCTCTGGGGGCGGAGATAGAGCTCTCCCCGGGGCAGGTCTCGCGCTGCATCGCCGAGACCGGCATCGGGTTCATGTTCGCCCGCACCCACCACCCGGCGATGCGATACGTGGCCCCGGTGCGCTCGGAGCTGCCGTTCCGCACGGTCTTCAACCTGCTCGGCCCGCTGACCAACCCGGCCGGGGCGAGGCGTCAGCTCGTCGGGGTCTTCAGCCGCGAATACCTGAGGCCGGTCGCCGAGGCGCTGCTCCGGCTCGGGGCCGAGCGGGCGCTGGTGGTGCACGGCTCGGACGGGATGGACGAGATCACGCTGTGCGGCGAGACGTTCGTCGCCGAGGTCGGAGATGACGGGATAAGGGAGTACGAGATCTCGCCGGAGGACTTCGGGATGGAGGTGCGTGGGCCCGACGCCCTTTTGGGCGGCGACGCCCACCTGAACGCCCGCATCCTGCGCGACGTGCTCTCGGGCGAGGAGAGGGGGGCGGCGCGCGAGGTGATCCTGCTCAACGCCGGCGCCGCTATATACGTCGCCGGGCTCTGTCCGGATCTCGCCTCCGGGGTTCGCCTCGCGGCCAAGTCGGTCGACGGAGGGGAGGCGCTCGCGGCGCTCGAGAGCTTCGTGCGCACGACCCGCCGCCTCGCCGGGGGTGTCCTGTGA
- a CDS encoding indole-3-glycerol phosphate synthase TrpC, producing MRGSVPSILEALAEVARERAAQLRRSADLDILYEEALRFEKRPFAAALEAPGVSVIAEVKRASPSAGDIRELDPAGWAERYEREGARCLSVLTEPSRFRGSMLDLDAARERTALPVLRKDFTVDEAQVIEAATRADAVLLIVALFKDAKTLSRYVSLAGELGLAALVEVHDEREASLALEAGAGIVGVNNRDLRDFSVDLATTERLAPLLGDVVLVAESGVREVADARRLRDAGADAVLVGEAAVRDPSLVRRISSMPW from the coding sequence GTGAGGGGTAGCGTCCCGAGCATACTCGAAGCCCTCGCGGAGGTGGCGCGCGAGCGTGCCGCGCAGCTCAGGAGGAGCGCGGACCTGGACATCCTCTACGAGGAGGCGCTGCGCTTCGAGAAGAGGCCCTTCGCCGCCGCGCTCGAGGCCCCCGGCGTCTCGGTGATAGCCGAGGTCAAACGGGCCTCGCCCTCTGCCGGGGACATCCGGGAGCTCGACCCGGCCGGGTGGGCGGAGCGCTACGAGCGGGAGGGGGCGAGATGCCTCTCGGTGCTCACCGAGCCTTCGAGGTTCCGGGGTTCGATGCTCGACCTGGACGCCGCACGCGAGAGGACGGCCCTGCCGGTTTTGCGCAAGGACTTCACGGTGGACGAGGCGCAGGTCATAGAGGCGGCGACCCGCGCGGATGCGGTGCTCCTCATCGTCGCGCTCTTCAAGGACGCGAAGACGCTCTCGCGTTACGTCTCGCTCGCCGGGGAGCTCGGCCTCGCCGCGCTCGTCGAGGTGCACGACGAGCGGGAGGCCTCTCTCGCGCTCGAGGCCGGGGCCGGGATCGTAGGGGTCAACAACCGCGACCTCAGGGACTTCTCGGTGGATCTCGCGACGACCGAGAGGCTCGCCCCGCTGCTCGGGGACGTCGTGCTGGTCGCCGAGAGCGGGGTGAGAGAGGTCGCCGACGCCCGCCGGCTGCGCGACGCCGGGGCGGACGCGGTGCTCGTCGGCGAGGCGGCGGTGCGCGACCCTTCTCTGGTCCGCAGGATCTCCTCGATGCCGTGGTAG
- a CDS encoding alpha/beta hydrolase, producing MVGEGPHPGFVHRFIGGRGGSGVTLLLLHGTGGDESDLIPLGRELAPGAALLSVRGKVLENGLPRFFRRLAEGVFDQEDLRLRTRELAVFVGEASREYGFDPSRVVAVGYSNGANVAASVMLRCPQTLRAAVLLRAMVPFEPRELPDLSGRSVFLSAGRFDPMIPRESASRLAEILRAAGAEVELRWQEAGHGLTRAEIEEAGVWLRDGVISRIEGEREG from the coding sequence GTGGTAGGCGAGGGGCCGCACCCAGGCTTCGTCCACCGCTTCATCGGCGGGAGGGGCGGATCCGGCGTGACGCTGCTCCTGCTGCACGGCACCGGGGGGGACGAGAGCGACCTGATCCCGCTCGGCAGAGAGCTCGCGCCCGGCGCCGCCCTGCTCTCGGTACGGGGGAAGGTGCTCGAGAACGGCCTGCCGCGCTTCTTCCGGAGGCTCGCCGAGGGGGTCTTCGACCAGGAGGATCTTCGCCTGCGCACGCGCGAGCTCGCCGTCTTCGTCGGGGAGGCCTCCCGGGAGTACGGCTTCGACCCTTCCCGGGTCGTCGCCGTCGGCTACTCCAACGGGGCGAACGTCGCCGCGAGCGTCATGTTGAGATGCCCGCAGACCCTGCGCGCCGCGGTGCTGCTGCGCGCGATGGTCCCCTTCGAGCCGCGGGAGTTGCCGGACCTCTCCGGCAGGAGCGTCTTCCTCTCCGCCGGCAGGTTCGACCCGATGATCCCGCGCGAGAGCGCCTCCCGGCTCGCGGAGATCCTGCGGGCGGCTGGGGCGGAGGTGGAGCTGCGCTGGCAGGAGGCCGGGCACGGGCTTACTCGCGCCGAGATCGAGGAGGCCGGGGTGTGGCTGCGCGATGGGGTAATATCCCGTATCGAGGGCGAGCGAGAGGGGTGA
- a CDS encoding ring-cleaving dioxygenase codes for MQLGGIHHVTAVTANASGNVAFYTGVLGMRLVKKTVNQDDVSAYHLFYADEIGRPGTEMTFFDWSFAAPHRPGAGLVSATAFRVSGREALGWWAERLEEHGISSGEVREREGRAVLPFTDPEGQSLELVDDTGGGAEPGVPWEKSPVEASRGIRGIEGVSLALSELGPTLEVMTRVMGFRRAAEYTEDSHRVVTLEVGPGGPGTEVRLVERPDLARHRRVGAGGVHHVAFRASDEGEHAAWRERLARAGLGVTPVIDRYYFRSIYFREPGGVLFEIATDGPGFAVDEDQDHLGENLSLPPFLEPHRREIEAGLVPLETAVRKGAS; via the coding sequence ATGCAGCTGGGCGGGATACACCACGTGACGGCGGTCACGGCGAACGCCTCCGGGAACGTCGCTTTCTACACCGGCGTTCTCGGGATGCGGCTCGTCAAGAAGACCGTCAACCAGGATGACGTCTCGGCGTACCACCTGTTCTACGCCGACGAGATCGGACGCCCCGGCACCGAGATGACGTTCTTCGACTGGTCCTTCGCCGCCCCGCACCGGCCCGGAGCGGGCCTCGTCTCGGCGACGGCCTTCCGGGTCTCGGGACGGGAGGCGCTCGGGTGGTGGGCCGAACGCCTCGAGGAGCATGGCATCTCTTCCGGTGAGGTGCGCGAGCGGGAGGGACGGGCGGTGCTCCCGTTCACCGACCCCGAGGGGCAGAGCCTGGAGCTGGTCGACGATACCGGTGGCGGCGCCGAGCCCGGCGTGCCGTGGGAGAAGAGCCCGGTGGAGGCCTCGCGCGGCATCCGGGGGATCGAAGGGGTGAGCCTCGCGCTCTCTGAGCTCGGGCCGACGCTGGAGGTGATGACCCGGGTCATGGGTTTCCGCAGGGCGGCGGAGTACACGGAGGACTCTCACCGGGTGGTGACGCTCGAGGTCGGTCCCGGAGGGCCGGGGACTGAGGTGCGGCTGGTCGAACGCCCCGATCTCGCGCGCCACCGCAGGGTGGGTGCTGGTGGCGTGCACCACGTGGCCTTCCGGGCTTCGGACGAGGGAGAGCACGCCGCCTGGCGCGAGAGGCTCGCACGGGCGGGCCTGGGGGTCACCCCGGTCATAGACCGCTACTACTTCCGTTCGATCTACTTCCGCGAGCCCGGCGGGGTCCTCTTCGAGATCGCGACCGACGGCCCCGGCTTCGCGGTGGACGAGGACCAGGATCACCTGGGAGAGAACCTCTCGCTCCCTCCGTTCCTGGAGCCTCATCGCCGGGAGATAGAGGCAGGGCTCGTCCCGCTCGAGACCGCAGTTCGGAAGGGTGCCTCCTGA
- a CDS encoding phosphoribosylanthranilate isomerase, whose amino-acid sequence MVLVKICGITNVEDALAAAGAGADAVGFVFAESPRRVGVERAREISSALPGGILKVGVFVNEEPGRILEIAESVGLDLAQLHGDEGPGEIQELRRGGLGVMKAIRVRDAASLAVMNSCPADFFLLDAYDGAARGGTGRTFDWEVANEVRGCANIFVSGGLSPENVREAVELFRPYGVDASSSLEERPGKKSGERIRRFVGAAKGWR is encoded by the coding sequence ATGGTCCTGGTGAAGATCTGCGGGATCACCAACGTGGAGGACGCGCTGGCCGCCGCCGGAGCGGGCGCGGACGCCGTCGGGTTCGTCTTCGCCGAGAGCCCGCGACGCGTCGGGGTGGAACGGGCGCGGGAGATCTCCTCCGCGCTGCCCGGCGGCATCCTGAAGGTCGGGGTCTTCGTGAACGAGGAGCCGGGGAGGATCCTCGAGATCGCGGAATCGGTCGGGCTCGACCTCGCGCAGCTCCACGGCGACGAAGGGCCCGGGGAGATCCAGGAGCTCCGCCGGGGCGGCCTCGGCGTGATGAAGGCCATCCGGGTGCGCGACGCCGCCTCCCTCGCGGTGATGAACTCCTGCCCGGCCGACTTCTTCCTGCTCGACGCGTACGACGGTGCGGCGAGGGGGGGAACCGGGAGGACGTTCGACTGGGAGGTGGCCAACGAGGTGAGGGGCTGTGCTAACATCTTCGTCTCAGGGGGGCTCTCGCCGGAGAACGTGCGGGAGGCGGTCGAGCTCTTCCGCCCGTACGGCGTGGACGCCTCGAGCTCACTCGAGGAGAGGCCCGGCAAGAAGAGTGGTGAGCGCATCCGGAGGTTCGTAGGTGCAGCAAAAGGCTGGCGGTGA
- the trpB gene encoding tryptophan synthase subunit beta codes for MQQKAGGEEVRAGYFGPYGGRYVPETLIHALEELEEAYERYRTDPEFVEELDSLSRDFVGRPTPLMFAARLTRAWGGANVWFKREDLAHTGAHKINNALGQILLADRMGKRRIIAETGAGQHGVATATVAAMYGKECVVYMGEKDTVRQRLNVVRMELLGAKVAPVGSGSKTLKDAVNEAIRDWVTNVEDTHYIIGSVVGPAPYPRIVRDFQAVIGREIEVQSRERFGSDPDAIVACVGAGSNAIGAFYPFIGRENVRLIGVEAGGRGLASGEHGASLAEGRLGVLHGAKSYVLQTGDGQVREAHSVSAGLDYPATGPEHAYLKDEGLAEYVSATDEEALAAFELCSRAEGIIPALETAHAIHYAEKVAKELGPGKNLVVNLSGRGDKDVEEAAKALAERDGR; via the coding sequence GTGCAGCAAAAGGCTGGCGGTGAAGAGGTGAGGGCCGGGTACTTCGGCCCCTACGGCGGCAGGTACGTGCCGGAGACGCTCATCCATGCGCTGGAGGAGCTCGAGGAGGCCTACGAGCGCTACAGGACCGACCCCGAGTTCGTGGAGGAGCTCGACTCCCTCTCCCGGGACTTCGTCGGCCGGCCGACGCCGCTGATGTTCGCCGCCCGGCTCACCAGGGCGTGGGGCGGGGCGAACGTGTGGTTCAAACGCGAGGATCTGGCGCACACCGGGGCGCACAAGATCAACAACGCCCTCGGTCAGATCCTGCTCGCCGACCGGATGGGCAAGAGGAGGATCATCGCGGAGACCGGGGCGGGCCAGCACGGGGTGGCGACGGCGACGGTGGCGGCCATGTACGGCAAGGAGTGCGTCGTCTACATGGGCGAGAAGGACACCGTCCGCCAGCGGCTCAACGTGGTGCGGATGGAGCTTCTGGGGGCGAAGGTCGCGCCGGTCGGGAGCGGGTCGAAGACGCTCAAGGACGCGGTGAACGAGGCGATAAGGGACTGGGTCACGAACGTCGAGGACACCCACTACATCATCGGGAGCGTGGTGGGGCCGGCCCCCTACCCCAGGATCGTGCGCGACTTCCAGGCGGTCATAGGGCGCGAGATAGAGGTGCAGTCGCGCGAGCGCTTCGGATCGGACCCGGACGCTATCGTGGCCTGCGTCGGGGCGGGCTCGAACGCGATCGGTGCGTTCTACCCGTTCATCGGGCGCGAGAACGTGCGGCTCATAGGCGTCGAAGCGGGCGGACGCGGCCTCGCTTCGGGGGAGCACGGGGCTTCGCTGGCCGAGGGGCGGCTCGGGGTGCTGCACGGCGCGAAGAGCTACGTGCTGCAGACCGGGGACGGGCAGGTGCGCGAGGCGCACTCGGTCTCGGCCGGTCTCGACTACCCGGCGACCGGACCCGAGCACGCCTACCTCAAGGACGAGGGTCTCGCCGAGTACGTGAGCGCGACCGACGAGGAGGCGCTCGCCGCCTTCGAGCTGTGCTCGAGGGCGGAGGGGATAATCCCAGCCCTGGAGACGGCGCACGCGATACATTACGCCGAGAAGGTGGCGAAGGAGCTCGGACCGGGGAAGAACCTGGTCGTGAACCTCTCGGGCCGCGGCGACAAGGACGTCGAGGAGGCGGCCAAGGCCCTCGCGGAGCGCGATGGACGGTAG
- the trpA gene encoding tryptophan synthase subunit alpha: protein MDGSGKIREAFRKGRTALIPYLTAGFPTLEGAREVGEAYVEAGADIVEIGVPFSDPLADGPVIQGTTARAIEEGANLDYCLDLARGLSSRVPVVFLIYYNVIFARGVGRFLEEAADAGVAGLVVPDLPVDEFGDFGRLAAERGVAVCPLAAPTSTDERLEKIGRVATGFVYCVSVAGVTGERERLPEGALALLRRVKAKSGGAPVALGFGISSAEAAAEAASEADGVIIGSRLMRLVEEGGARVAGEWLRGVREALAPERAGAGD from the coding sequence ATGGACGGTAGCGGGAAGATAAGGGAGGCCTTCAGGAAGGGCAGGACGGCGCTCATCCCCTACCTGACGGCCGGGTTCCCGACGCTCGAAGGGGCGCGGGAGGTCGGCGAGGCGTACGTCGAGGCCGGGGCGGACATCGTCGAGATCGGGGTGCCCTTCTCCGACCCGCTCGCGGACGGGCCCGTGATACAGGGGACGACCGCCCGCGCGATCGAGGAGGGGGCGAACCTCGACTACTGCCTCGATCTGGCGCGCGGTCTCTCATCGCGCGTGCCGGTCGTGTTTTTGATCTACTACAACGTGATCTTCGCCCGGGGTGTGGGGCGTTTTCTGGAGGAGGCGGCGGACGCCGGGGTGGCGGGGCTCGTGGTCCCGGACCTGCCGGTGGACGAGTTCGGGGACTTCGGCAGGCTCGCTGCAGAGCGCGGGGTGGCGGTGTGTCCGCTCGCGGCCCCGACCTCGACGGACGAGCGTCTGGAGAAGATAGGCAGGGTCGCGACCGGGTTCGTCTACTGCGTCTCGGTCGCCGGGGTGACCGGCGAGCGGGAGAGGCTTCCAGAAGGGGCGCTCGCGCTGTTGCGGAGGGTGAAGGCGAAGAGCGGGGGTGCTCCCGTGGCGCTCGGGTTCGGGATCAGCTCCGCGGAGGCCGCGGCGGAGGCGGCCTCGGAGGCCGACGGGGTCATCATCGGGAGCCGGCTGATGCGGCTCGTCGAGGAGGGCGGGGCGCGCGTCGCCGGGGAGTGGCTGCGCGGGGTCCGGGAGGCTCTCGCGCCGGAGAGGGCGGGGGCCGGCGATTAG